Part of the Halorhabdus utahensis DSM 12940 genome, GAGCGTCTCGGCCGCCGTTGGCTCTGGCGTCGTAGTTTCGTCGTCTTCATTGGTACTGAGGAACCCACATCCAGCAAGTGCCGTCGTAGAACCAGCGAGCGTGCTTGCAAGAACTGCTCTTCGTGTGACTAGACGCTGTTTTTTACCATCCACCATGATTATATGTAATAGGGTCAGGTGGTGTGAAAACTCTTACCATCGTCCCAATCCTCCTCCGAGGTGTCTTTGAGCTATACCCTCTGAATCTCATCGATTGTATTCCCTCCGCCGTTGCAGAAGTCTTGGGGATATCACTCAACTACGGGGAAGTCTATTGGTGGGCATGATCGGCTATTACCTAAGATTCGTCGACGGTGGCTCCGGGATAGATTTGGGTGAGAGTGTACCGACGGCGTTTTGGATGGACGAGAAACCCGCAAACTCGACGTTAGAATCAAAAATCAATTCATATAGAAACCGTGAGTGACTCTCATGGTTTCGCCTGTTCGACAACCTGCACTATGTCCTGTTCAAGAATCGGTCTTAAATCCATAGCCTATTGCTCTATCCTCACTCCACCACGACCGGCTCGCATTGCTCAACTACACTTCACTTCGTCCGTGGCACGAGCAATCAGTAGACCCATCCAGCATCTATATTCTCAAAAAATAGCGGGACCGCGACCGTCAGGAGCGCTCGTTGCTTCTTCCACTGTGGCGACGGCTGAATCGGTTCGTTCTCGTCACTCTTGGAGATATCCCAGTCCTCGAAGTTGTTTTTTCATTTGTTCGTCGAACTCGGCTTTTCGGACGTCTCCGACCGGTTCTCCGACATCTGTCTTCCACTCTTCGTACCGCTCCCTAAACTCGGCTACCAGGTCGGCATACTCGTCGCTTACATCGTTCGATTCATCGGGGAGATCGTAGAGGCGGGCACTTTCCTCAGAAACTTCGAATCGGTACGTCGGAGTGATCATCGACGTCACTGTAGCCTTCGGATAGTGAGAATCAGAGAAGTCGCTGTTGTGTTGTTTTATTTGCTCAAGCTTTTGCTCCGCCCTGTCCTGTCCACGTTGCACGAATGCGTACTCCCGAGGTGTATCACGAATATCTACACCAGCTGGCACTGAGTGGTCGACCCCTACATCCTCGAGGATCGTCTTCATGACGTCGCTGTGTTGAACTAATCCGGTGTCCTCGAGGCCCCGAATTCCTTCGACGGCCAAAGGCACGTTCGATACTTGCGTACTGGGTTCGAGCATGTGGGCGAGCAACCCTCGATAGCCGAAGAATTCTCCGTGATCGCCGGTCACGACAATGATGGGGTCTTGTAACTGTTCCCGAGCAGTTGAGATAATCTCCCCGGTCAAGTGATCCACGTACTCGACCAAGGCGTCGTACAAAACCCTCAGTACCTCCCATTCCGTCTCCGAATACGGATCATCGTCGGCGATCCGTTCGTGCAGGTTGTTGCTCATGTCTCGAGCGATTTCCTCGGCTCGTTCCACCGAGATAGAGAGATCCTCCGAAACCGCACTTTCCCACATTCCTGGCGGAATGTATGGGTGGTGGGAATCATTCAGGTGGGTATAGAGGAAGAGCGGGTGGTCCGCTCCCTGGGAATTCGAAATGTGGCGTTTAGCGATTTGTGTCGAGAGGTAACCGACACAATGCTCGTTAGCCGCCGTCGAGAGACCAATCGAATGGCTTCGAATTTTGGTTAACCACTTTATGACTGAGCGCAGTCCGGCTTCCTGGACGACGGTGTCCCTGTTAATGAAGTGGAATGCATCGAAGCCTCGACCCAGCCCAGTACTTTGACTGATTTGTCCATTGGACGTAACACAGGCCGTTCGGTAGCCTTGCTCGCTGAGGGATTCAGGGATTGTCGTAATCTGTTCTGGAAGCTTTGCCGAATTGGACCAGGTCCTGTGTGCTGATGGTGGATGTCCGGTCAATATGGAGGCAGTGGAAGACCGGGTCCAGATATCGTGTGAATGGCACTCCCCGAAAGCGGTTCCTATCTCGCCTACGGATTCGAGATGTGGCGTTTTGGCCCGGTCTGACTGAGAGAGGGAGGTGTGGTCTGCCCGTACGCTATCAAGCGTAACCCAGATTATATCAGAGTGTTTCATTTCGAGTCGCTTTCCCTACAGCGTATTTCTACACTGGATCTCTCACGTATTCAATGTACTGAAACCGTCGTGTAACGGTGCTACATAGACCGACTAAAATTGCAAACTGCTCTGGAGTTTCTCTCTCACCAGTTTGATGTCTTCACTTGAGAACTCTCCGATGAGGAACAACACCGCGAAATAGGAGAGTCCCCCAACTCCTATGTCGAGAAGCATCTCCGATGCTGGAGAGTTTCCTAAATCGAGTAGCATCAGGATGACTGCCATCACTACCGTTGCTACAGAACAGCGGACCAAGGTGATCCACGGAATCTCGAATCTGACTTCTTGGAACGAGACGTACAGGATCATAAAGAATAGAACTCCCTGTGCTGATAACGTTGCGATTGCCGCTCCTGACAGTCCCATCGTCGGTATCAACGTGAGATTCAGGATCACATTTACGAGCAGCGATAAGGTGACTGCAATCCCAATAGTTCGTGTTCGTTCGACGGAGGTCAGAATGTACCTCAATGGGTTGTCATATCCTTTGAGGAAGTAACCAAGAATGAAGATCGGCACAAGTGGGACGGCCTGTCGAGCTATTTCGGTGGTGGATATTATATTCAACAATGGCTCGGCGACGAGGACCAATCCTACCGCACCTGGAAATGCTAAAATGGTATAATACCGGAAAATGTACTCGTACGCTTTCTCTATCACTTCGTAATCTCCCTGGTCCCAGGCGCTTGCGATCGTGGGATACAGTGTGGAGTTGAAGATCCCAGTCAGGTTCACGATCGGTTTGCAGACTCTTTCAGCGACACTGTATATCCCAACAGGTGCTGGGCCGAGTAAGAACAGGAGAAAGTATTTGTCGATGTCAGCCAGCAGGGAGGATGACAGAGCCGCCGGTACCATGGGGACGCCGTACCGGATGTACTTTCCAACGTTGTGGACTTCCGGGCGGGGCAAGCCGCTATGTATGTATACGTAACTGAATATCCCCGCGTTCAAAAATACGGACACACCAACGATACCCCAGATCCCAGCCAGGATATTTCCTCCCAGCAGAAATATAATTGCGAGGGCTGTGACTTCCATTACGTTACGCAGGATCCGGACTCCCTCATATTGCTTGACAAAGCCCTTCGCTCGAGGGTGATTCAAGTTTACTTTCAACGGAATGCGGACTGCGATGAGGGTGCTCGTGGCGAATACCAGGTCGTGGGGAGTATCGAACCCGAATACAGTAGGAGAATACAGTGAGAAAATTACGCTTCCAATTGCTCCGATACCGAACGTCACCAACCCAATTAGTGTCGCGAGAGATAGCACGTCGCTGTAAGTTTGGTTGTTTGAGGGGTCTGATGAGGTGTATCTGATCAACGCACCATGTAAATGAACGCTGGCCGTCATGCTGACCATGGAAACTGCCGCGATGATGGTCACCCAAATCCCGTAACTATCTGGACCCAGCAAATTGACGATCAGGAAGAGGACGACGAATCCCCTCAGTATATTGATAATCGACAACAAAGCAGTAAAGGCAGAATCGGATAGAATCTTCCTTAGTACACTCATTTTTGAGAGCAGTCAACTCCGTTGTTCACTCAACTCAGTATCTGCCATCTATAAATAGCCGAGCGATTCGAGTCGGTCTTCGACCTGGTCTCCGTCGCTCGCTTCGGACTCCGACGTTTCGACTTCTTCGATCTCTCTGCTGCCACAGCCTTCGACTTCGAGCCAGGGGATGGCTACGAGCTCATCCGTGTAAATTCGTGAGGGGTGGCCCCATTCACGTATCGGAACTGGACGAGCCCGCTCACCGAGCATGTTCCCGTGGTCGGAGGTGACGACAACCCGCCCGAGATCCATCTCAAGTAGTTCCTCTATCGAATCAAGTACGAGTTCGAAGTTCTTCTCGTACGACTCGTGGATTGACTCGATATCGGCGTCTAATTTCCCCCGGAAAATACTGTTCCAGAGGTTGTAGCCCTCGGCGTGATCCTCACCGATCCCCCTCGTGGAATCGCCGATCTCGGACACTAAGAAGGGATAGTGCGGTTGGATGTAGTGGAAGATGTGGCGTTTCTTCGGATACTCGCTGAACGACTCGATACAGGCCTCTGTCATCCTATCCGGGGGAACTGTCCCGTCGTCTTCGTCCCAATAGGAACTGTCCCAGGCGTTGTTCACGTCACAAAACGTCACGTCGATCTCGTCCCGACGTGAACGGAGTTGGGGGGACGCCGTCGTATAGACCGTGTCCAACAGTTCTCTGCCGTTGAAGTTCCCGTAGAGGAACTGTGAAGTGTGTGACCCACGGGAGGTCCGTTGGTCGAGGTCACCTGCAATGGTATTTTGCTCTTCGAATAAGTCGTAGCGACAGGCGTCCAAGATGATCAGCGTATCCCACTCCGCGTCCATGATGTCCATCCCGTATTTGTTGTACTGCTTCCCGGACCGGAGGCCGTGGTAGTTCTTGTTCAGTTCCCGGAATAGGACGTTGGGACTCTCTTTAGTTTGCTTGAGTCCACGGATGAGTTGATCAAGGGAGTACATCTATTGAAGTTGAATTGTCAGGCGGTATTTCCTCTCACTCTCAGACGGAGTCATAAATCTCAAGTGTCCTTTGTGCTGGTGAATTCCACGTTAGGTCTTGGATAGACTGTCGGCCACCTTCATCGGTTCCATCGCTTGTGAAGACGTCCTTCACGGCGTTTACCAATGCTTCTTCTGAACAGACGGTGGACGCCTGCGAGCCAGTGATCAATTCGGCAACACCCCCGACATCTGTCGCCACGACTGGTGAATCACATTTCATATATTATTTGACAGTATTGAATGAACCTCTCTCTTGGAGGTCATGAGCAAAACGTCTGCTGCATTCCTGCAGAATGGGATTATCTCGTGGGGTTCGTTGCATTCGCTGTGGAGTTCGATTTCACGCTTTAATTCAATATTTGCGGATTCCACGACCTGCTGTGCAAGTGGATAGTTCTTCTTCGAGAGAGAAGGTGCGTAGGGGAAGAGAACGTGAGACTTTGTGGGATCCCAGCCAATCATATTCTGAACCTTCTGCTCCATCGGGTAAAACTTGTCGTGATTCAAACCCCGCTCTACAACGTATAATTCACCGTCGGTTTGATTAGCCATTTCTTGGTTTCGAACGATAACGGCATCAGCCAAGAAGGCACACTTCAGACTAACGAATCCGTATTGTCCATTCAAGTCAATTTCCTATAAGAACATAACGACAGGTCATCGGGGCTGGGCCAGCGCAAAAGGGGCTGTTAGTCCAAAATGAGGGCTCTGTAGTTTCGGTACACGGCGGTTGATTTCACGGATATCTCACGCTTCGGCGAAGGTTGTAGACGGTCGCTTTCAACAGCATTTCACGGAATTCCAGCCACCAGCTGCGCGCACGCACGGCAGCGCCGAGCGTGCGCTTGATCGAGGAGAAGACGGTTTCTGACATGGAGCGCTGATGATACCGATCACCGTCCATGCGGGCGTTATGCGCGTGATCGAGCGGGTTCATGATCCTGTGCTTGATCAGCGGTCTGATACCGTTCTCACGGAGTTCGTCGCGGAAGGTTTTCGCGTCATAGCCTCGGTCAGCAGCGAGGCTCCGCAGGTCGCCGGCGTTGCGCCGGGCGACCTGCGGGCCGATCTTCGCATCGTGTTTCTTCGAGGTCGTCGAGTGGATGTCGGTGATGTACAGCGTTTCGACATCCACGAGAGCAGTGACTTTCAGCGCTCGAACGCGGTAGTTCGTGCGGTTGGCGTAGTGACGGCTCGGCTGATCGCGGTCGAAGCCAGTCGAATCGATAGCAGCGTGGCCAGTGCGTTTCTCGGCTGACGCGCCGAGAAACGCACGCCACGTTGTAGTCGGAATCCGGGCAAACCACGTGCGGAGAACCGTGTAGTGAGGCAGTCGCGTGAGGCCGATTTCTTCGAGGACGCCTGGCATCTCGCTGAGCAAATCCACCGCGGCGCGGTAGGATTTGCCCAGCTCGATGCGGAGTGCATGCAGCGTGAGCATCGCCCACTCGGCGAACCCGCCACCCCCTTCGGGGTCGGCGGGTTCGTCCGGGTTAGCGACAACTGATTTAGCCTTAGCGACCGTAACACGGGTGAAGAGACGGAATTCCGAAGTCACAATACTCCGTCTCTTCGCTTTCTACGGCAATAACGCAGTCGCTGCTGTCGCGTCTAGCGAAACTACAGAGCCAAAATGAGAGTAATTATGTCGTATGAATGGATTGGTTCCCGGAGGACTGTGTTCCTTGCGCTCTGCCTACGACTCGTCGTTGCAATCACCAACTACGGGCGAGGAAGCGAACCGGGCTGTGAGAGGCTATGAGATGGATTCTATGACTGGCGTAACAAATATACAAATATTAATATAGCGACAAAATGTCTGGTGGTCTTATCCCTCATTTACGAACCAGCGATTCGTACCAGCCACGATTATCCTGATACCACCCAACGAACTCCTCGACACCCTCACGGATGGTGTGACTGGGCTCGTATCCGAGCAGTTCCCGAGCACGTGTAATATCCGAATGTGTATGCTCGGCATCGGCGTCGTGACGCTCCTCATACACTAGTTCCCGCTCTGGCGCGAGTTGATCCCGAATTTCCTCCGCAAGCGTCCGGATCTCGATGTTATCCGTCGATCCGATGTTCAGCACTTGACCGTCTGCAGCGTCGGTATCCAACAGCGAAATATTCGCGTCAACAACATCGTCGATATAGGTGAAATCACGGGTCTGAGTACCGTCGCCGTAGACGATCGGCGGTTCGCCGTTCATACACCGGGAAACGAAATTCGAGATAGCCATGTTCGGGCGCATCCGCGGCCCGTAAACTGTGAAGTACCGTAGCGCAACGGCCGACAGATCATACACCTGGCTATAGGCCATCGCGTAGCGCTCGGCAGCCAGTTTCGAAGCCCCATAGGGTGAAACTGGCGTCGTCGGATGGGTCTCTTCGTACGGCAGCGACCGCGGGATGCCGTAGACTGACGACGAGGAGGCCATAACGAACCGTTCGATGCCAGTGTCCCGACAGGCATCGAGCAGATTCAGCGTTCCATCAACGTTGACCTCGTCGTATTTCCGCGGATCTTCCACACTCGGTCGGACGCCAGCCTGGGCAGCCTGATGGTAGACGTAGTCGGCGTCGGTGACAAGCTCCGTCACGAGGTCGGCGTCCCTGACATCGCCTTCGATAAACTCGTAACTGCCGTCTCCAGCCTCCGCAGCTTCGCGAGCGATATCGATGTTGTGGCGCTTGATGTCCAGATCGTAAAAGGGATCGAGGTTGTCCAGAACGACGACATCGTGGCCATCAGTGACGAACTGTTCGGCGAGATGCCCGCCGATAAAGCCCGCGCCGCCGGTGACAAGAATATGCATGTCCGGAGATGTTACAGGAACGAACTAAAAGGCGTCGTATCGAAGGGCACCTCTCGATCGAGAATGATCACGTTAACATTGTGGGCAAGCGCGGCGCTGGTAGTCACCGATTGGGAGGACATCACCGCCCTCGACGAGGAGTTCGACGCGATGGCGACGCCGGTCGTCATCGACGGCCGCCATGCGATCGATCGTCGCAATGGCATCGTCTACGAAGGCCTGACTTGGTAGTCCCACGTCCCGCCACAAGACGAAACAATCGACGAATACCTCGTGGACTCGAACCGAAAGTCGAAGGAAAATCAACCGGGGAGACACACCCGACAACGAGTGACGTTCGGACCATCGAGGCCCCAGACGCACACACCCCGCACCGAGTGAAAACAACACAATGCTGAACTCCTCAGTCACCCGCAGAATCGTCGAGCGCCTGGATCACGATTTCGGGCGCTCGTAGCAGTCGGTGTTCGAGATAGCTTCCTCCACCTTGACCGCCACCGGTATGGTTCGATTCGGTGATCCCCAGAAACGACTGCTCTTTCAGGAGCCGATAGACACGATCTTCGGATAGCGGATCGTTGCCGTCACGTTCGACGAGTTTCGTATAGAGCGTGTATATTCGGTGCGTTCGGAACCCTTCCTGTTCGGGGTTGTCTGTGGTGAGCAGGGCAAGCGCGTGTAGAATGTATTTTACGTGGGGCGTCGTTCCGCTGACCAGTTTCTCGAAGCGGTTGACCTCAGCTTGCCGAACAGCGTCATCGACGTGCTCGACTGAGACAGTCCGGGTCCCCTCTTTCTCCGCGAGTCGTCCCGCTTCGTACAGCGTATCGATCGCTTTTCGGGCGTCTCCGTGCTCTTTGGCGGCAAGTGCAGCAACCTTTGGAATGACGCCCTGTTCTAATACCCCATCTTCGAAGGCGTCCGTTCGATGCTCCAGAATCTCTTTGAGCTGTCCGGCGTCGTACGGGTCGAACACCAACTCGTTGTCCTGTAAGCTAGAGTCGATGCGCTCGTTGAGGCGTTCGCGGAACTCGATCTTGTTGCTAATACACATCGCGCCGATATGCGAATCGGACTTGCCGCTCTCACGAGCCCGTGAGAGGCTCCGAAGGAGTTCATCGTCGTCCAGTTTGTCGATCTCATCGAGGATGACGACGAAGGAGTCAACATCATACTCCGCAAGTAACTCCCAGGCGATGTCGCGATAATCAGATGCAGCGATGCCAACCCGCGGAATATCGTGACCAGCGCCGAGATTCGACGCAAGCTCGGTAGCCATCTCCCTGCTGGCTTTGGCAGCAGTCTGGTAATCCGAACAGTCAACGTAGGCGTGCTGAAACGACACGTTGTGTTTCCGTGCTTCGTCGTGAGCCCGCCGGGAGACACACCGCGTAACGAGTGACTTCCCCGTCCCCGTTTTTCCGTAGACGATCGTTGTTTCGGGTGGCCCACCGGCGGTCGCGGGCCCGAGTGCTCGTCCGATCGCCGCGACTTCATCGTCCCGGCCAACGACTCGTTCAAGCTGTGGTACGTGACCAACCCGCACGAGTTCTCGGTTCGCAAAGATATCCCCTGTCTCGAAGATATTTGTTGCGTCTTCTTCAGTCATCAATATTGGACAATACAAAGTCATTATATTTTAATCTATCGACCTCGTACCGAGTGTATACACAGATAAGACGAATACTCCATAAATCAAAGAGCATCAAATCCATTTATATTCAATATTTGTTGGTACACACACCAAGTAACGAGTGAAAGCACAGGAAAACTCACTCAGAGACAGAGTAAAATATCGCTGCCGACGCCACCGACGCTGGACCGGTTCGAGACACAGTGCTTCACTCGGTGCGAGGTGTGGGAGTACCGCTCCAGCCATACCGACGCTGCAGGCTTTCACTCGGTGTGAGGTGTGTCTCACCGCGCCGGCTCTTCCTCAATCATCACGGGAGTTCGACGACTGGCTTCCCGACCCTTCGCGTAATGTCCACTGGTCACACGAAGGTAATCTCAGGGCCTTCCTCAGTAACTCGACCGAGGATGTCGTTGCAGTATTTGGCTTCTCGCCGAGAGAGTGATTTACTCAGTCTGTAACTTGGATCTGTTCGTCCGAATTTCCATGTGTTGATATTTGTATCATCGTGACTTGTGCTGGATCACCAGTCACCTCGGCATACTCTTGTGGCGAGATCCGGAAGACAGTATCTCGCTGACGGGCTTCACGAGCGAGGGCCTGGAACCGTGCACCGCCTCGCCGGCCGCAACTGATAAGAACTGACGAATCAATGAATACGACGTCTCGATTGGGGGCCATTCCGATTCAATCCTCGATGATCGGGCGGAGTGCGTCAAGAATGACGCCTGCTTCCAGTGGAGAGAGTGCTTGTTCACGAGCCATGATGTGATGCGTCACAGCGCCGTCGGCGTACTCGTGAGCGTATTCGAGTGCGACGGCGAGTCCATCAAGTCCATGTCGATCGATGTACGTATCGATGTCGTCGTCCCGTATCCGACGGGCAACCGCCTCGACTAACGCCACTGTGATTCGTTGTTCGGCATCGCCTGCAACCAATTGGAGGTCGATCTCGTGAGCTGTATATTCCGCCGGTCGTCCGTCGTTGGACTGCTCGAGTAAGTCCGCGGCTTCGAGGTCGTCGATATAGTCGTAGACAGTACGCTGTGGGAGCTCAAGCGTTTCGACGATCTCCTGGACCGTCGTCGCCGAGTGATGGTGAACATAGGTGTAGATCCATGCCTTGCGAGGGCTTCTGAGAAGCTCGAACGCCTCGCCACCCATATCAAGTGGCGCATCCCAGTCTGCATCGCTTGTCGCCATCTATAGTAGCGAATTGCATACAAACTGCAATAAGTCTTGTTGAGCTGGAGTTGTCACGGACTCGTTCCCGCTGCCGGCAGCGTGAACGCTTTCACCCCGGGCTCGGCCAGCACTAGGCGGTGGCATTGTCGATCAGGTCCGACTGGACGCCCAGCCGACCCGTCAGGCGACACTCCGCGGTGCCGAGCGTCGGCGTCGCGATCCCCGCGGGCACACAGTCGAAACAGTAACTCCGGCAAAAAGACTTACATGTGGTGTCCAATAGATTCAACACTCTCTGGTCCCAGCACCTGTGTATAGCAAGCCGACAAACGCGTTCAGAATCTGACGAAAACATGACGGATCTCCGTGATGAGTATCCAAGCGGCTGGCGTATCTTGACTCAACATAGCAGCGTCGGCTACATGATCGATGCCCTGATGGACGCCCCTGAGTATCACTTCAGCAAGTCCGAACTCGCGGACCTGGCTGGGGTGAGTAGACAGTCCGTTCATACCCATCTCCCATTGCTTCGCCGGCTCGACATCGTGCGGGTCGTCGATGACTCCTCCCCGGAGGAGTACACGCTCAACTCCGGTGACGAGTTCGTCAGAGAACTCCATCGGCTGAACGGACTGGTAAATGCGAAGCTCGATGCCTGAGCATGGATGGGACGGCTCGGATCGTCTGGAAGCTGGCCAGGAATCACACGTAGGGCACGCCAATGGATGCCGAGACGGTGATCCGTTTGGCTGCGACTGACGAGGACCACGACGAAATGAGACGCCATCTCGAAGCAGTACTGGAACTGCCATTTGTCTCCCGTGGTCCGGACGGTATGTTCATCTCCAATGAACAGGACGCACATATCGAAGCCGCGAACTGGAGCTGTTGGATTTTGATTTGGTTATGACATCCTCCCCGTCGTTCACGACGGGGTTTCCTCCGTGAGAGTCTCAGCCGGTCTAGGACTCGCCGAAGGCAACATTCCCGCCACGGTGGACGGTACTCGGGTCTGTGCGCTGTTCTTTGGGACGGTGAGAGCGTGGTAACTCCGACCATTCGTGGTCGTCCCACTCGAACCGTGCTTGAAAACGCTGCGCGTTTTCAGCATCCCGGAAACCGTCGGTTTCCGAGGACACGGGCCGCGCCATCGATCTCGTCCTTCGGGACGGAAACATCGGCGAGATTCACAACTTCGGTTCGGGCGAGGAACGGACGAACCGCGAAGTCACCGAAGCGATTCTCGAGGCCGTCGACGCAGACGCAGACCAGATCACGTTCGTCGAGGACCGGCCGGGACACGACCAGCGCTACGCACTCGACACCACGAAGATCGAGGCACTCGGCTGGGAACCACACTACACCTTCGAAGAAGAACTCGAGCGGGCCGTCGCGTACTATTGTGATGCCTCTCCCGAAGCTTGAACCCGGAACGAAGAGGCATCTCAAACTCTGCAAACTGTGTTCAGACAAATCGTGTTCAGACAAATCGTATTTAGCCATCGGAATATTTATGGATTCGTCGAGTTGATACTCGTGCATGCCCCCCTCATTCGTCAATCGTTCGGAAGAGCTGTCGCGGATTCAGCGGGCTTACGGGAGTGATTCCGCTGAGTTCATCGTCATCCTGGGACGCCGGCGGATTGGAAAGTCAGCGCTTGTCCGCGAATCAATCCCCGACGAGAATACCGTCTACTACCAAGCCACACGGGATACCGCCGCGGTTCAGCTCTCCGACTTCATCCGGGAAGCGCAAGCGTCGTATCCCGGGAGTGAGCGGATTCGAGAAGATTGGGAAGCGCTACTCGGGTATCTCGGCGATCAGAACGCCACGGTCATCATCGACGAGTGGCCGTTCCTCGTCGAAGCGGATGGGAGCGTTCCGACGAAATTCCAGCGCGTGTGGGATACGGAACTCCAGGACACGGAGATGACGCTTGTCTTAGTCGGGTCAGCGATCAGCATCATGACGAACAAGATCACGGAGCAGGATGCCCCGCTGTACAATCGGGACACGGTTCGATTGGATCTCACACCGCTATCGCTCGGTGATGCGGCCCCGTACTACCCTGCCACGGCGGACGAACCGATCGAAGTCCTCGAAAGCTGGAGTATCTTTGGCGGCACACCGTTCTATCTCCAGCTCATCTCGCCCGATGAGTCGCTTGCCACGAACGTAAATCGGCATATTATCAGTCAACACGGGCGGCTGCACGGTGAGCCCGAGACGATTCTTCAAACGGAGAGTGTGCGGAAACCGGAGCGATATATGAGTATTCTTCGGGCGCTCGCCGATGGGAAGCGCGAAACGGGCGAGATCGCCGACTACGCTGGATTTGATGACTCGCGGGGGGTCTGGCAGTATACCGAGCGACTGAAACAACTCCGGGTGATCGAGGAAGACCAGCCGGTTACAGAGGAGACATCGAGTCCGAAACGGTATCGGATTCAGGAACCGTTGTTCCGGTTCTGGTTCCGGTTCCTCTACGGGAAGAACCCGCAGCACATCACCGCTGACGATCCGTTCACGGAGCAGATTCGTCCGGAGTTTCCGGCCTACGTTGGCCGTGTCTTCGAGGGCGTGTGCCGAGACGCACTCCCGGTACTGTTCCCGGAGGCGTCGTTCAGTCGCATCGGTGGGTGGTGGGACTCGGAGGGTGAACTGGATGTCGTTGGGCTCGACCACACTGGGCGCATCATCGGTGGTGAGTCGAAGTTCACTGCGAGTCCGATGCATCCGGGACACCTGGACGACGTCGAAACGCGAACGGAGCGTATTGAGTGGACACCGCCGAACGAACCGGAA contains:
- a CDS encoding sulfatase → MKHSDIIWVTLDSVRADHTSLSQSDRAKTPHLESVGEIGTAFGECHSHDIWTRSSTASILTGHPPSAHRTWSNSAKLPEQITTIPESLSEQGYRTACVTSNGQISQSTGLGRGFDAFHFINRDTVVQEAGLRSVIKWLTKIRSHSIGLSTAANEHCVGYLSTQIAKRHISNSQGADHPLFLYTHLNDSHHPYIPPGMWESAVSEDLSISVERAEEIARDMSNNLHERIADDDPYSETEWEVLRVLYDALVEYVDHLTGEIISTAREQLQDPIIVVTGDHGEFFGYRGLLAHMLEPSTQVSNVPLAVEGIRGLEDTGLVQHSDVMKTILEDVGVDHSVPAGVDIRDTPREYAFVQRGQDRAEQKLEQIKQHNSDFSDSHYPKATVTSMITPTYRFEVSEESARLYDLPDESNDVSDEYADLVAEFRERYEEWKTDVGEPVGDVRKAEFDEQMKKQLRGLGYLQE
- a CDS encoding flippase translates to MSVLRKILSDSAFTALLSIINILRGFVVLFLIVNLLGPDSYGIWVTIIAAVSMVSMTASVHLHGALIRYTSSDPSNNQTYSDVLSLATLIGLVTFGIGAIGSVIFSLYSPTVFGFDTPHDLVFATSTLIAVRIPLKVNLNHPRAKGFVKQYEGVRILRNVMEVTALAIIFLLGGNILAGIWGIVGVSVFLNAGIFSYVYIHSGLPRPEVHNVGKYIRYGVPMVPAALSSSLLADIDKYFLLFLLGPAPVGIYSVAERVCKPIVNLTGIFNSTLYPTIASAWDQGDYEVIEKAYEYIFRYYTILAFPGAVGLVLVAEPLLNIISTTEIARQAVPLVPIFILGYFLKGYDNPLRYILTSVERTRTIGIAVTLSLLVNVILNLTLIPTMGLSGAAIATLSAQGVLFFMILYVSFQEVRFEIPWITLVRCSVATVVMAVILMLLDLGNSPASEMLLDIGVGGLSYFAVLFLIGEFSSEDIKLVREKLQSSLQF
- a CDS encoding alkaline phosphatase family protein codes for the protein MYSLDQLIRGLKQTKESPNVLFRELNKNYHGLRSGKQYNKYGMDIMDAEWDTLIILDACRYDLFEEQNTIAGDLDQRTSRGSHTSQFLYGNFNGRELLDTVYTTASPQLRSRRDEIDVTFCDVNNAWDSSYWDEDDGTVPPDRMTEACIESFSEYPKKRHIFHYIQPHYPFLVSEIGDSTRGIGEDHAEGYNLWNSIFRGKLDADIESIHESYEKNFELVLDSIEELLEMDLGRVVVTSDHGNMLGERARPVPIREWGHPSRIYTDELVAIPWLEVEGCGSREIEEVETSESEASDGDQVEDRLESLGYL
- a CDS encoding IS5-like element ISHut1 family transposase gives rise to the protein MTSEFRLFTRVTVAKAKSVVANPDEPADPEGGGGFAEWAMLTLHALRIELGKSYRAAVDLLSEMPGVLEEIGLTRLPHYTVLRTWFARIPTTTWRAFLGASAEKRTGHAAIDSTGFDRDQPSRHYANRTNYRVRALKVTALVDVETLYITDIHSTTSKKHDAKIGPQVARRNAGDLRSLAADRGYDAKTFRDELRENGIRPLIKHRIMNPLDHAHNARMDGDRYHQRSMSETVFSSIKRTLGAAVRARSWWLEFREMLLKATVYNLRRSVRYP
- a CDS encoding SDR family oxidoreductase, translating into MHILVTGGAGFIGGHLAEQFVTDGHDVVVLDNLDPFYDLDIKRHNIDIAREAAEAGDGSYEFIEGDVRDADLVTELVTDADYVYHQAAQAGVRPSVEDPRKYDEVNVDGTLNLLDACRDTGIERFVMASSSSVYGIPRSLPYEETHPTTPVSPYGASKLAAERYAMAYSQVYDLSAVALRYFTVYGPRMRPNMAISNFVSRCMNGEPPIVYGDGTQTRDFTYIDDVVDANISLLDTDAADGQVLNIGSTDNIEIRTLAEEIRDQLAPERELVYEERHDADAEHTHSDITRARELLGYEPSHTIREGVEEFVGWYQDNRGWYESLVRK
- a CDS encoding Cdc6/Cdc18 family protein, which codes for MTEEDATNIFETGDIFANRELVRVGHVPQLERVVGRDDEVAAIGRALGPATAGGPPETTIVYGKTGTGKSLVTRCVSRRAHDEARKHNVSFQHAYVDCSDYQTAAKASREMATELASNLGAGHDIPRVGIAASDYRDIAWELLAEYDVDSFVVILDEIDKLDDDELLRSLSRARESGKSDSHIGAMCISNKIEFRERLNERIDSSLQDNELVFDPYDAGQLKEILEHRTDAFEDGVLEQGVIPKVAALAAKEHGDARKAIDTLYEAGRLAEKEGTRTVSVEHVDDAVRQAEVNRFEKLVSGTTPHVKYILHALALLTTDNPEQEGFRTHRIYTLYTKLVERDGNDPLSEDRVYRLLKEQSFLGITESNHTGGGQGGGSYLEHRLLRAPEIVIQALDDSAGD
- a CDS encoding winged helix-turn-helix domain-containing protein gives rise to the protein MATSDADWDAPLDMGGEAFELLRSPRKAWIYTYVHHHSATTVQEIVETLELPQRTVYDYIDDLEAADLLEQSNDGRPAEYTAHEIDLQLVAGDAEQRITVALVEAVARRIRDDDIDTYIDRHGLDGLAVALEYAHEYADGAVTHHIMAREQALSPLEAGVILDALRPIIED
- a CDS encoding winged helix-turn-helix domain-containing protein: MTDLRDEYPSGWRILTQHSSVGYMIDALMDAPEYHFSKSELADLAGVSRQSVHTHLPLLRRLDIVRVVDDSSPEEYTLNSGDEFVRELHRLNGLVNAKLDA